TTCGGGTCACGCACCGCGCCACTCGCGCGCGCTCGACCGCCCGCCCGAACCGGCGTCCGGTCGGCGTGCGGCCCCGGCCCGCGTCGACCTATTCGATCCGGCTCTCGTCGTAGCGCGAGACGTACCGGACCGCGAGCAGGAGCACGCCCAGGCCGACGCCGACGGTGACCACTCCGAACGTCGCCATCCCGAGCGGCGACGCCGGTAAATCGACGACGAAGAACAGGGACGGGTTCATGCCCTCGGGGTTGACGTACCCCAGCAGGGCGCCCATCGCGCCTGCGACGCCGAGCACGGCCAGGTACACCGCCAGGACGACGCGCGAGCCCGCGACCCGCCCGCCGAGCGCCAGTCGATCGGTGTTGGCTGTCACGACCGGCCGTTAGACCTGCGGGTGGTTAGCCTTTTCACATCGCAGCCGTATCCTCTAGCATGAGCGACTTCGACGACGACTCCGGGTTCTCGGAGAAAGAACTCCTGCTGTTCGTCCTCACGGGCATCGCGCTGCTGATGGGCGCTTCCACCTTCGTCCTCGTGCTGGGCGGGTGAGACACCCCCAGATCACCCCGTTCACCGGCTCGCCAGCGGCGGCCCCACGATAGCGTCCTCCGGGGCGGGTCCGGGACAGCGGCGACCGCGGTCGGTATCGAACGCGTACGTTTCGCCGGGCGGGCCGTATCCGGGGTGATGGATCCCGAGCGCTCACTCGCGACTCTCGGCGTCGGAGCCCTCTACGACCCCGTCCGGTTCTATCGGGACGGACTCGGCTTCCCGATACAGGACCGGGAGCCCGATAGCGACGTGGCTTTCTTCGAACTCGACGGCGCGTGACTCTCGCTGGACCCGCGGGACCTCCTCGCGGAAGACGCGACCGTGCCGGCCGACGGGTCCGGATTCTCCGGCGTCACGCTCACCCACACCGTCCCGAGCGAGGACGAGGTCGACACGGGCCTCGCGGAGGCGGCGGCCGCGGGCGGTCGGATCGTCGAGCCGGCACGGGAGACTTCCTGGGGCGGGTGCTCCGAGTATTTCGCAGACTCCGACGGTCACCTCTGGGAGGTCGCGTAGCCGGGTCTCACCGGGGAATAGCTCGGTGGCGTTCGAATCTTCCGGAAAAACGTCGTTCGGTCGCGGTCGCGCTCAGTTCTCGGTGTCGCCGGCGCCGTCCTCGTCGACGACTTCGCCACCGTCGGGACGGGGCTCCGAAGCGGCATCGTCCGCGTCACTCTCGACACCGCCGTCCGTGACGGCCTTCTCTTCCTCACCGCCGTCCGCCAGCGCGGTCGTGATGCGGCGCTCGTGCCACTCGAACTCGCGGCCGTGCTGGTCGGTCTCCTTGAGGTCCCACGGGTCGGGGTCCTCGAGCTGGGGGCCTTCCAGCCAGGAGGAGAGCAGGTTCCAGACGAAGATGATCTGGCCGATCAGCAGGATGACGGCACCGACGGAAGCCGCCTGGTGCATCAGCGTCACCATGTTCAGCGGTGCGATGGCGCTGTTGAAGTCGTAGGTCGCGTACCGGCGGGGCATGCCGAGGTAGCCCAGGAACAGCATCGCGAAGAAGGTGATGTTGGTCCCGATCATCGACAGCCAGAAGTGGGCCTTGCCGAGCGTGCGCTGGTACATCCGACCGGTGAAGATGGGGAACCAGTAGTAGATACCGGCGAATCCGGCGAACGCGATGGCGCCCATCACGACGTAGTGGAAGTGACCGACCACGTAGTAGGTGTCGTGGAGGATCTGGTCGACGGGGACGCTGGCGAGGAAGACGCCGGTCACGCCGCCGATGATGAAGTTCGCGACGAAGCCGATGCAGAACAGCATCGGCGTGGTCAGCCGAATGCGGCCGTTCCACATCGTCGTGATCCAGTTGAACGTCTTGACCGCGGAGGGTATCGCGATTGCGAGCGAGACGGCCATGAACGAGGCGCGCAGCCGCGGGTCGATGCCCGTCGTGAACATGTGGTGGGCCCAGACGCCGAAGCTCAGGACGCCGATGGCCAGCGTCGAGTAGACGACGAACTTGAACCCGAACAGCTTGCGGCCGGAGAACTTGGGGATGACGTAGCTGACGATCCCCATCGGCGGGAGCACGAGGATGTACACCTCTGGGTGGCCGAAGAACCAGAACAGGTGTTGCCAGAGGATGGGGCTCCCGCCGTCGACGGTGAAGAACGTCGTCGCGAGGTTGCGGTCGAGCAGGAGCATGATGAGGGCGCTGCCCAGCAGCGGGAACGCGAAGAGGATGAGCGCCGACTGGGTGAGGATGGTCCACGAGAAGATGTCGAGGTTCGCCCAGCTGACGTCGTCGTCGCGCTCGGTGAAGATGGTCGCGATGAAGTTGATCGCCCCCATCGTCGCCGAGACCCCGGTGAGGTGTAGACCGAGCAGCATCAGGTCGACGCCGGGGTTGGCCTGTTCGGCCGACAGCGGCGTGTACATCGTCCAGGCGGTCTGTGCGCCCGTCATGTCCGGCAGGAAGAAGCCGGCCCAGATGAGCAGCGCACCGGGCGGGAGCAGCCAGAAGGCGATAGCGTTGATCCGCGGGAACGCCATGTCGTCGGCCCCGATCAACAGCGGGACGAAGTAGTTCGCGAACGCCGCGATGATGGGCGTCCCGAACAGGAACAGCATCGTAATCCCGTGGCTGGTCAGGATGGCGTTGTAGAAGCCGTTTTCGAAGACCGCGCCGGTCGGCGCGATGAGCTGCACCCGGATACCGAAGGCCATCAGGCCACCGACGGCGAAGGCGATGACGGCGTACGTGCCGTAGAGGATGCCGATGTCCTTGTGGTCGACCGTCGTCAGCCAGCGAGTGATGCCCGCCGGCTTCTCGCGGTGGACGACGGCACCGGCGTCACCGTACCCGCCGCCACCACCGCTCACCAGCGGTGTATACGAGCGCCAGTCTTCGACCCGTGAGAGAAACGCTACGACGCCGACGAGGAAAACCCCCATCAACACCGTGAGCGTGAGCTGCGCTGATACCATGCAGGGACCTCGGGACTGGTACCATATGAATGGTTAGGAAACCCTTCCGTAGTACCTGTTCGCGTGTCCGGGTGCCGCGGGCAGAATCGGGCGCTGTGTTCGACTGGGAAGGACAGGTTCGCGGAGCGGGGGGAGTGGCGAGCGGCGATCGTTCGAGCGCGAGAGAGGCCCGTCGTTCGATGGCGGTCCGCGCGGTCGGGAGGAGTCGACGCCTCGACCGCGGCCTACGGCCGTCTCACTCGTGGTCGACGTCCATCTCGTTCTCGGCGGAGGAGATCGCTTTGCCGGCGTAGTACGTCAGGATGACGAGCAGAACGGCGGTCACGCCGACGATAGCGAACTGGAGGCCCGTGACCAGCGGGTCGACGCCCCACGGGGCGAACAGCGCGAACGCACCGATGAAGAAGATCAGGATCCCCAGCGGGATGAAGTTGACCGTCAGGTCAAGCAGCGTCTCGCGGTCGAAGACCTTCTCTGACATACCACGGGATTCGGTCAGGCGGCTAAATATACTGTCGGTTCGCACCGGCGGCGCGCGACTGGGCGGCGAACCCGTTCGGCGGGGGGCGAGGTGGGATCGAATCCGCCCGACGGCCCGTTCAGACTCCTTGCTGACTCCGGCCGACGGCCTGGCTGGTGACGCCGGCGGCGACGAGCATCACGCCGGCGACGGCGACGGCGAGGCCGCGGCCGACGATGCCGTTGGGCTCCGTGACGACTTCGAGCAGCCCCACGGAGGCCCCGGGAACCTGCGTCGCCACGAGGACGCCACCGAGTGCGGTG
This DNA window, taken from Halosimplex litoreum, encodes the following:
- a CDS encoding DUF7520 family protein: MTANTDRLALGGRVAGSRVVLAVYLAVLGVAGAMGALLGYVNPEGMNPSLFFVVDLPASPLGMATFGVVTVGVGLGVLLLAVRYVSRYDESRIE
- the ctaD gene encoding cytochrome c oxidase subunit I; translated protein: MVSAQLTLTVLMGVFLVGVVAFLSRVEDWRSYTPLVSGGGGGYGDAGAVVHREKPAGITRWLTTVDHKDIGILYGTYAVIAFAVGGLMAFGIRVQLIAPTGAVFENGFYNAILTSHGITMLFLFGTPIIAAFANYFVPLLIGADDMAFPRINAIAFWLLPPGALLIWAGFFLPDMTGAQTAWTMYTPLSAEQANPGVDLMLLGLHLTGVSATMGAINFIATIFTERDDDVSWANLDIFSWTILTQSALILFAFPLLGSALIMLLLDRNLATTFFTVDGGSPILWQHLFWFFGHPEVYILVLPPMGIVSYVIPKFSGRKLFGFKFVVYSTLAIGVLSFGVWAHHMFTTGIDPRLRASFMAVSLAIAIPSAVKTFNWITTMWNGRIRLTTPMLFCIGFVANFIIGGVTGVFLASVPVDQILHDTYYVVGHFHYVVMGAIAFAGFAGIYYWFPIFTGRMYQRTLGKAHFWLSMIGTNITFFAMLFLGYLGMPRRYATYDFNSAIAPLNMVTLMHQAASVGAVILLIGQIIFVWNLLSSWLEGPQLEDPDPWDLKETDQHGREFEWHERRITTALADGGEEEKAVTDGGVESDADDAASEPRPDGGEVVDEDGAGDTEN
- a CDS encoding DUF6684 family protein — encoded protein: MSEKVFDRETLLDLTVNFIPLGILIFFIGAFALFAPWGVDPLVTGLQFAIVGVTAVLLVILTYYAGKAISSAENEMDVDHE